One Dethiobacter alkaliphilus AHT 1 genomic window carries:
- a CDS encoding DUF4164 family protein translates to MEQILNQILDKIDGLESSLGGRIDKLDARMDRLEGRMDRLEGQMDKLEGRMDQQDSRMDRLEHAQAAMSRKVDYIYEETAGLLEFKTATVRFQEETVKTLQRHETDIELLKKIAR, encoded by the coding sequence ATGGAACAGATTTTAAACCAGATTCTAGACAAGATCGATGGACTGGAAAGTTCACTTGGGGGACGAATAGACAAGCTTGATGCCCGGATGGACCGGCTGGAAGGTCGCATGGATCGGCTGGAAGGTCAGATGGACAAGCTGGAAGGCCGGATGGACCAGCAAGATTCCCGCATGGATCGCCTGGAGCATGCTCAGGCTGCAATGAGCAGAAAAGTTGACTACATTTATGAGGAGACTGCCGGTTTGCTGGAATTTAAAACAGCAACGGTGAGGTTTCAGGAAGAGACAGTCAAAACGTTGCAGCGCCATGAGACAGATATTGAATTACTTAAGAAAATAGCTCGCTAA
- a CDS encoding DUF445 domain-containing protein, producing the protein MIFVLLPLTGAVIGWITNVLAIRLLFRPLEPVRLGPFPIVLQGLIPKRRGQIAENVGEVVAAQLFSVDELAGRVDMPQMQLEVERLVKEAVQDWCGERMGMFPGPLRQYCSNVLRDLVAEEVARQFPRMAGMFFSRMREQVNVRTIVEDKINALSLAEVEQMVITVARRELKQIEWLGALLGFIIGLLQALLVFWLV; encoded by the coding sequence ATGATTTTTGTCCTTTTACCTCTGACAGGCGCGGTTATTGGCTGGATTACCAATGTGCTGGCGATTCGCCTCTTGTTTCGCCCGCTGGAGCCTGTGCGGCTGGGTCCGTTCCCCATTGTGCTGCAGGGCCTGATTCCCAAAAGAAGAGGCCAGATTGCTGAAAACGTGGGAGAAGTGGTGGCTGCACAGCTATTCTCTGTGGACGAGCTGGCAGGTCGGGTGGACATGCCTCAGATGCAGCTGGAAGTGGAGCGGTTGGTGAAAGAGGCGGTTCAGGATTGGTGCGGTGAAAGGATGGGAATGTTCCCAGGCCCACTGCGCCAGTACTGCAGCAATGTATTGCGGGATTTGGTGGCCGAAGAGGTGGCCCGGCAGTTTCCCCGGATGGCCGGGATGTTTTTTTCCCGTATGCGGGAGCAGGTCAATGTGCGCACCATTGTGGAGGATAAGATTAATGCCCTTTCTTTGGCTGAGGTGGAACAGATGGTGATTACCGTGGCGCGGCGTGAACTAAAACAGATTGAATGGCTGGGTGCGCTGTTGGGTTTTATAATCGGTTTGCTGCAGGCCCTTTTGGTGTTCTGGCTGGTCTAA
- a CDS encoding redox-sensing transcriptional repressor Rex, with the protein MSRRNAPKSVIKRLPVYLRILDNLIRRDVEIISSRVLSEETGFTAEQIRKDLAYFGAFGTRGTGYNTTYLREKLLRIIGLDKETKLVVVGVGHLGKALTRYNITKNPYVKVVGIFDANPKEHGSEIEGHKVMSMEEMPRVIKEHDVKVAMITVPAEPAQDVVDQLVENGITAILNFAPTKLHVPEEVHVHNADLTIELQSLIYYTLEDEKKNYAE; encoded by the coding sequence ATGTCTCGTCGGAATGCCCCAAAATCAGTAATTAAAAGGTTGCCGGTTTATCTGCGAATATTGGATAACCTGATTCGCAGGGACGTGGAAATCATTTCATCCCGTGTCCTAAGTGAGGAAACCGGATTTACCGCAGAGCAGATACGTAAAGACCTTGCTTACTTCGGAGCCTTTGGCACCCGTGGCACCGGATATAATACCACCTATCTGCGTGAAAAGCTCCTACGCATTATTGGCCTGGACAAAGAGACCAAGTTAGTTGTTGTGGGAGTGGGTCATCTGGGCAAAGCGCTGACCCGTTACAATATTACCAAAAACCCATATGTAAAAGTGGTGGGTATCTTTGATGCCAACCCTAAGGAGCACGGCTCAGAAATTGAAGGCCACAAAGTGATGTCCATGGAAGAAATGCCGCGAGTAATCAAAGAGCATGATGTAAAGGTAGCCATGATCACAGTACCCGCTGAGCCGGCCCAGGATGTGGTGGATCAACTGGTGGAAAACGGCATCACAGCAATTCTCAATTTTGCTCCCACCAAGCTGCATGTCCCGGAGGAAGTCCATGTGCACAATGCTGATCTGACCATTGAATTGCAGAGCCTTATTTATTACACTCTGGAAGACGAAAAGAAGAATTACGCCGAATAA
- the pheS gene encoding phenylalanine--tRNA ligase subunit alpha produces MQDKLKAIAENARQEIAAAATEKELKEIQVRFLGKKGEMTAVLRGMGKLPPEERPVVGGLANQIRDELTELFAAREEELRSAERQKDMAAQRVDVTLPGRPQELGHMHPLTRVMDEIAEIFLGMGFTIAEGPEIETDYYNFEALNIPKEHPAREMQDSFYIRPDILLRTHTSPVQVRTMEKVAPEVPVRIIAPGKVYRRDDDATHSPMFHQVEGLVIDRNISLSDLKGTLLLFAQQMFGPHQQVRLRPSFFPFTEPSAEVDISCFLCSGDGCRICKDTGWIEILGSGMVHPRVLEMSGYDPEQFTGYAFGMGVERIAMLKYGVDDLRLFFNNDVRMLRQFR; encoded by the coding sequence ATGCAGGACAAGCTAAAGGCTATAGCCGAAAACGCCCGGCAGGAGATTGCCGCTGCCGCGACAGAAAAAGAGTTAAAGGAAATCCAGGTCCGCTTTTTAGGCAAAAAAGGTGAAATGACCGCTGTTTTGCGTGGCATGGGCAAGCTGCCGCCGGAGGAGCGGCCGGTGGTGGGCGGTTTGGCAAACCAGATTCGTGATGAACTGACCGAGCTGTTTGCCGCCCGGGAAGAAGAGCTGCGCAGCGCTGAGCGCCAGAAGGATATGGCGGCCCAGAGGGTGGACGTTACCCTGCCGGGCCGGCCGCAGGAATTGGGTCATATGCATCCCTTGACCCGGGTGATGGATGAAATTGCCGAGATTTTTCTTGGTATGGGCTTTACCATTGCCGAGGGCCCGGAAATTGAGACCGATTATTATAACTTTGAAGCGCTGAATATTCCCAAAGAACATCCGGCCAGAGAGATGCAGGATTCTTTCTACATAAGACCTGATATTCTGTTGCGCACCCACACCTCGCCGGTGCAGGTCAGAACCATGGAAAAGGTGGCCCCTGAGGTGCCGGTACGCATTATTGCTCCCGGGAAAGTTTATCGCCGCGATGATGATGCCACCCACTCCCCCATGTTTCACCAGGTGGAAGGGCTGGTAATTGACCGTAATATTTCTCTGTCCGATTTGAAAGGGACGCTTCTGCTTTTTGCACAGCAAATGTTTGGGCCTCACCAACAGGTTCGCCTGCGGCCCAGCTTTTTCCCCTTCACTGAGCCCAGTGCGGAAGTGGATATTTCCTGTTTCCTGTGCTCAGGGGACGGCTGCCGGATCTGTAAAGATACGGGTTGGATTGAGATTCTCGGTTCGGGCATGGTGCACCCCCGGGTACTGGAAATGTCCGGGTACGATCCGGAACAGTTTACCGGTTATGCCTTTGGTATGGGTGTGGAGAGGATAGCTATGCTGAAGTACGGTGTTGACGATTTGCGCCTGTTTTTTAATAATGATGTACGTATGCTGCGGCAATTCAGATAA
- a CDS encoding DUF1540 domain-containing protein has translation MSASRESNPITRVKCVVDSCEYWDNGDHCMASNIEIQPPAASDTEETDCATFRPKH, from the coding sequence ATGAGCGCTTCAAGAGAATCGAATCCTATTACACGGGTAAAATGTGTGGTGGACAGTTGCGAGTATTGGGATAACGGTGATCATTGCATGGCTTCAAATATTGAGATTCAGCCTCCCGCAGCTTCCGATACGGAAGAAACTGATTGCGCAACATTCCGTCCCAAGCACTAG
- the ytxC gene encoding putative sporulation protein YtxC, whose amino-acid sequence MMNDWPHYLCVLEKKGAETDYEAGLLFKRILAENLTEFVMSEQSVPYLADILSHYYFYFPSDERREILALAQKHYENERVKDGGGQVYSEVLEQMRGFLEGSRYFNLHGFIVFRLRVWLELLRKCVDNAVNDFLLEKEYQEFIKLLKYFVALQEPKMDLIHVTANEDGQINLLDEHYQAIEWSEDNMQWDWDDSFVDEEDQLVSMLITVAPHRVMLHRNVHARFPKAADTLKHVFENRVTLCKRCKLCQEVSKHLTLKEK is encoded by the coding sequence ATGATGAACGACTGGCCCCACTATCTTTGTGTTCTGGAAAAGAAAGGCGCAGAAACTGATTATGAGGCAGGTTTGCTGTTTAAGCGGATATTAGCTGAGAATTTAACGGAATTTGTGATGAGTGAGCAGTCTGTGCCATATTTGGCGGATATTTTATCACATTACTACTTTTACTTTCCCAGTGATGAACGGCGGGAAATTCTTGCTCTGGCACAGAAACACTATGAAAATGAGCGGGTAAAAGACGGTGGCGGCCAGGTTTACAGCGAAGTGTTGGAACAGATGCGCGGTTTTTTGGAGGGCAGCAGATATTTTAACCTGCACGGCTTTATTGTGTTTCGCCTGCGGGTTTGGCTGGAATTGCTGCGAAAATGTGTGGATAATGCGGTAAATGATTTCTTGCTGGAAAAGGAATATCAGGAATTTATCAAATTGCTGAAGTATTTTGTGGCACTGCAGGAGCCCAAGATGGATTTAATCCATGTCACCGCCAATGAGGACGGACAGATTAATTTGCTTGATGAACATTATCAGGCCATTGAGTGGTCCGAGGATAATATGCAGTGGGACTGGGACGACAGCTTTGTGGACGAAGAAGACCAGTTGGTAAGTATGCTGATAACCGTGGCTCCGCATCGGGTGATGCTGCACCGTAATGTGCATGCCAGGTTTCCCAAAGCGGCGGACACCTTAAAACATGTTTTTGAAAACCGGGTTACACTATGCAAGCGATGCAAACTGTGTCAGGAAGTAAGTAAACACCTGACTTTAAAGGAGAAATAG
- the thrS gene encoding threonine--tRNA ligase, whose amino-acid sequence MLPKVTLPDGSVREYTDGTTVSDVVADLGGRLKKEAVAAKVNGVVRDLTYTLTEDAEVRFLTFADDEGAEVYRHTSSHILALAVKRLFKGVKLGIGPAIKDGFYYDFDYSESFVPADLEKIEKEMEKIIKESLPLERFELERQEAVEYFNKLGEDYKVELIQDLPEDAVISCYRCGEFVDLCAGPHLPTTGRVKAVKLLNLAGAYWRGSENNPMLQRIYGTSFPKRSQLDEYLHRLEEAKKRDHRKLGRELDLFSIQDEGPGFPLLHPRGMIIRNALEEFWREEHRKAGYDEIKTPIILNRVLWERSGHWDHYQENMYFTKIDEQDFSVKPMNCPGSMLVYKTKMHSYRDLPVRMGELGLVHRHELSGTLHGMMRVRAFTQDDAHIFMLPSQIKEEVAKVIELTDRVYNVFGFDYHVELSTKPEKAMGSDEMWDVATNALREVLEERGMQFVINEGDGAFYGPKIDFHLQDSIGRTWQCGTIQLDFQMPEKFDIHYVGEDGQKHRPAVIHRVIYGSIERFMAVLIEHFAGAFPVWLAPQQVVVLPITDKHHQYAQTLVERFREAGVRAEADVRNEKIGYKIREAQVQKVPYMLVVGDKEMEAGQVSVRERAAGDVGSMEVDAFLAKITAEIANKQR is encoded by the coding sequence ATGTTGCCTAAAGTTACATTACCTGACGGATCAGTACGTGAATATACCGACGGCACCACCGTAAGTGATGTGGTGGCAGATCTTGGCGGCCGGCTGAAAAAAGAGGCGGTGGCGGCTAAGGTTAACGGTGTGGTAAGGGATCTGACATACACGCTTACAGAGGATGCAGAGGTGCGTTTTCTCACATTTGCCGATGATGAAGGGGCAGAGGTGTATCGTCACACCTCCAGCCATATTCTGGCCCTGGCCGTAAAGCGGCTGTTTAAGGGTGTTAAGCTGGGTATCGGTCCGGCTATTAAAGACGGCTTCTATTACGATTTTGACTACAGTGAGTCTTTTGTGCCGGCAGATCTGGAGAAAATCGAAAAAGAGATGGAGAAAATTATCAAGGAAAGCCTGCCGCTGGAGCGTTTTGAACTGGAGCGGCAGGAGGCGGTGGAGTATTTCAACAAACTGGGTGAGGATTATAAGGTGGAGTTGATTCAGGATTTGCCGGAAGATGCGGTGATTAGCTGTTACCGCTGCGGCGAGTTTGTGGATCTTTGTGCCGGTCCGCATCTGCCCACCACCGGACGGGTAAAGGCGGTTAAACTTTTAAACCTGGCCGGTGCGTACTGGCGGGGCAGTGAAAATAATCCGATGCTGCAGCGGATTTACGGCACATCCTTTCCCAAGCGCTCGCAGTTGGATGAGTATCTGCACCGGTTGGAAGAGGCTAAAAAGCGCGATCATCGCAAACTGGGCCGGGAGTTGGACTTGTTTAGCATTCAGGATGAAGGCCCCGGATTTCCTCTGCTGCATCCCCGCGGCATGATTATCCGCAATGCGCTGGAGGAGTTTTGGCGTGAGGAGCACCGTAAAGCAGGCTATGATGAGATTAAGACCCCCATAATTCTCAACCGGGTATTGTGGGAACGCTCCGGCCACTGGGACCATTATCAGGAAAATATGTACTTTACCAAAATTGATGAGCAGGATTTTTCGGTAAAGCCCATGAACTGTCCGGGATCCATGCTGGTTTATAAAACAAAAATGCATTCCTACCGTGATTTGCCGGTGCGGATGGGAGAGTTGGGTCTGGTCCACCGCCACGAGCTTTCCGGGACACTGCACGGCATGATGCGGGTCCGGGCTTTTACCCAGGATGACGCCCATATCTTTATGCTGCCTTCGCAGATTAAAGAAGAGGTGGCCAAGGTAATTGAGCTTACCGACCGGGTATATAATGTGTTTGGCTTTGATTATCATGTGGAACTGTCCACCAAGCCGGAAAAAGCCATGGGTTCCGATGAGATGTGGGATGTGGCCACCAATGCGCTGCGTGAGGTGCTGGAGGAGCGCGGCATGCAGTTTGTGATAAATGAGGGAGACGGTGCTTTTTACGGACCAAAGATTGACTTCCACCTGCAGGATTCCATTGGCCGCACCTGGCAGTGCGGCACTATCCAGCTGGATTTCCAGATGCCGGAGAAATTTGATATTCACTATGTGGGTGAGGACGGTCAAAAGCACCGTCCGGCGGTGATTCACCGGGTAATCTACGGCTCCATTGAACGCTTCATGGCGGTACTGATTGAACACTTTGCCGGAGCCTTTCCGGTGTGGCTGGCGCCGCAGCAGGTTGTGGTGCTGCCCATTACGGACAAGCATCATCAGTACGCCCAGACACTGGTGGAGCGCTTTAGAGAAGCCGGTGTTCGTGCCGAGGCCGATGTGCGCAATGAAAAAATAGGCTATAAAATCCGGGAAGCCCAGGTACAGAAAGTTCCCTATATGCTGGTGGTGGGCGACAAGGAAATGGAAGCCGGCCAAGTTTCGGTGCGGGAACGTGCTGCAGGAGATGTGGGCTCCATGGAAGTGGATGCTTTTCTGGCCAAGATCACAGCAGAGATCGCCAACAAGCAGCGTTGA
- the infC gene encoding translation initiation factor IF-3 has translation MSKDTLVNEQIRAREVRVVDQEGNQLGIMPLKEALRIAGEKNLDLVAVSLSAKPPVCRIMDFGKYKFEQSKREKEARKNQKTITMKEVKVRPNIEEHDFQVKLKNARRFLENGDKVKATVMFRGREITHPELGQKLLLRIAKDVEDLGNVERVPKVEGRNMIMILTPKTS, from the coding sequence ATTAGTAAGGACACACTTGTTAACGAACAAATCCGGGCACGGGAAGTACGGGTTGTTGATCAGGAAGGGAACCAGCTGGGGATTATGCCCTTGAAAGAGGCGCTGCGGATTGCCGGGGAGAAAAACCTGGATCTTGTGGCTGTGTCGCTTTCTGCCAAACCGCCTGTCTGCCGCATTATGGATTTTGGGAAATACAAGTTCGAGCAGAGCAAGCGGGAAAAGGAAGCCCGCAAAAATCAGAAAACCATCACAATGAAGGAAGTAAAAGTTCGTCCCAACATTGAAGAACACGATTTCCAGGTAAAGCTTAAGAATGCCCGCCGTTTTCTGGAAAACGGTGATAAGGTGAAAGCCACGGTCATGTTCCGCGGGAGAGAAATTACCCACCCGGAGCTGGGGCAGAAGCTGCTTCTGCGCATCGCAAAGGATGTAGAGGACCTGGGCAATGTGGAGCGCGTTCCTAAAGTGGAAGGGCGAAACATGATTATGATTCTAACGCCGAAAACAAGCTAG
- a CDS encoding potassium channel family protein, whose translation MKVKQFAVIGIGRFGASVATTLYDMGHDVLVIDTSESKIEAIIDRVTHGVVADSTSETALRSLGITNFDVVIVSIGQDIQASILTTLVIKEMDVKYIVAKARTSLHGKVLQKIGADRIIYPERDMGIRVANNLVATNVIDFIELSPDYSIVEIIAPGDMVDKSLRELDLRAKYGVNVLAIRGADKKINVSPAAHDHIKEGDLLIVVGENEKIQNLSR comes from the coding sequence ATGAAAGTGAAACAGTTTGCAGTTATTGGTATCGGCCGTTTTGGGGCCAGTGTGGCCACCACGCTTTATGATATGGGTCATGACGTATTAGTAATTGATACCAGTGAATCAAAAATTGAAGCAATAATTGACCGGGTAACCCATGGAGTGGTGGCCGACAGTACCAGTGAAACGGCGCTGCGCTCATTGGGTATCACAAATTTTGACGTGGTCATTGTTTCCATCGGTCAGGACATCCAGGCCAGCATTCTTACCACACTGGTGATTAAAGAAATGGATGTAAAATATATCGTGGCCAAGGCCAGGACCTCCCTGCACGGTAAGGTATTGCAAAAAATCGGGGCCGACAGGATTATTTACCCTGAGCGGGATATGGGCATCCGGGTGGCAAACAACCTGGTGGCCACCAATGTTATCGATTTTATTGAGCTTTCTCCCGACTACAGCATCGTGGAAATTATTGCTCCCGGTGATATGGTGGATAAATCTCTCAGAGAGCTGGATTTGCGGGCCAAATACGGTGTAAACGTGTTGGCCATTCGTGGTGCAGATAAAAAGATAAATGTATCTCCCGCAGCTCACGATCACATTAAAGAGGGGGACCTGTTGATTGTGGTGGGAGAAAATGAAAAAATCCAGAATCTGAGCAGGTGA
- the rpmI gene encoding 50S ribosomal protein L35, with product MPKMKTHSGAAKRFKKTGSGKYKRSRANHSHILEKKAPKRKRRLRKNSVVCAAETKRLDKMLPY from the coding sequence ATGCCTAAAATGAAAACACACAGTGGTGCAGCAAAGCGCTTTAAGAAAACCGGCAGCGGCAAGTATAAGCGCAGCCGGGCTAACCATAGCCATATTTTGGAGAAAAAAGCTCCCAAGCGTAAGCGTCGTCTGCGCAAAAACTCCGTGGTTTGCGCTGCAGAGACCAAGCGTTTGGACAAAATGCTGCCCTACTAA
- a CDS encoding TrmH family RNA methyltransferase, giving the protein MTVISSTQNRYVKLYRSLEKRKIRIQQNLVPLEGEKLIRDAIERRVLPEVVYLREGLTPEEFPFLQALESQVPVLSIAEKLFDRTAFTDSPQGILAVAPRPKSDLTDLFVKKPALLLVADGVQDPGNLGTMLRSAAAAGADGAILLPGTVDATNPKALRAAMGAYFALSVVETNHQDCLSALAGHGVSLVTTAARAEVAYDRYDWNTPVAVVIGNEGSGVSPAMAEAAKSRVSIPMAGAVESLNAAIAMSVIFFEAARQRRKLV; this is encoded by the coding sequence GTGACTGTAATTTCCAGTACACAGAACCGGTACGTTAAACTGTATCGCAGTCTGGAAAAACGAAAAATCAGGATCCAGCAAAATCTGGTGCCACTGGAAGGGGAGAAGCTAATCCGGGACGCCATAGAGCGCCGGGTTCTACCGGAAGTTGTTTATCTGCGTGAGGGCCTGACGCCGGAGGAGTTCCCGTTTCTGCAGGCGCTGGAATCTCAGGTTCCCGTCCTGAGTATCGCAGAGAAGCTTTTCGACCGTACCGCTTTTACCGATTCACCACAGGGCATTCTGGCGGTGGCGCCGCGCCCCAAAAGTGATTTGACAGATCTGTTTGTCAAAAAACCTGCCCTGTTGTTGGTAGCAGACGGCGTGCAGGATCCGGGGAATTTGGGTACCATGCTGCGTTCCGCCGCCGCCGCCGGTGCTGACGGCGCAATTTTGCTGCCCGGCACCGTGGATGCCACAAACCCCAAAGCGCTGCGTGCTGCCATGGGGGCGTACTTTGCCCTTTCTGTGGTGGAAACAAATCATCAAGATTGTCTCTCGGCCCTTGCCGGACACGGGGTTTCGCTGGTGACCACCGCTGCCCGGGCTGAAGTAGCCTATGACCGTTATGACTGGAATACCCCTGTGGCCGTTGTGATTGGTAACGAAGGGTCCGGTGTTTCACCGGCTATGGCCGAAGCGGCCAAATCCAGAGTTTCCATTCCCATGGCAGGAGCGGTGGAATCATTAAATGCCGCCATTGCCATGTCTGTTATCTTTTTTGAAGCAGCCCGGCAGCGTCGGAAGCTTGTGTAA
- a CDS encoding polyprenyl synthetase family protein, with protein sequence MDFTSQISGPLAKLEEELSLILTSQEPVVQEINKYLLETPGKRIRPALFFLSLALWKEEPQEHLSVAVALELIHSATLVHDDVVDASKVRRGKPSINEAWGNHTAVLTGDYLFARAFELLTEYGNISLIKEMSALVRDMSEGEIQQQAQRFCTDLDIKNYLQRIAKKTARFFMVCAKSGGIVARPQDTEAICALENYGYNVGMAFQLIDDLLDVTGNEDTIGKPLGEDLRQGVITLPILHVLQVSPHGREFSAQIASRQIDDSLLSTLTTEMERHGCAEFVKNYAWQYVKAAQRALEPLPRNPCRQTLDTASRFIVERWF encoded by the coding sequence TTGGATTTTACTTCACAGATTTCAGGTCCTCTGGCAAAACTGGAAGAGGAACTGTCTTTGATACTAACTTCCCAGGAACCTGTGGTTCAGGAAATCAACAAATATCTTCTGGAAACACCGGGAAAGCGCATCCGTCCTGCCCTTTTTTTTCTGTCCCTGGCACTGTGGAAAGAAGAGCCGCAAGAACACTTGTCGGTAGCTGTGGCCCTGGAACTGATCCATTCCGCCACGTTGGTTCATGATGATGTGGTGGATGCTTCAAAAGTGCGCCGCGGCAAGCCCAGCATAAATGAAGCCTGGGGAAATCATACTGCTGTTTTAACGGGAGACTATCTTTTTGCCAGGGCGTTTGAGTTACTGACCGAATACGGCAATATTTCTCTGATTAAAGAGATGTCCGCGTTAGTGCGCGATATGAGTGAAGGAGAAATTCAACAACAGGCTCAACGGTTTTGCACCGATTTAGATATAAAAAACTATTTGCAGCGTATTGCCAAAAAAACTGCCCGTTTCTTTATGGTCTGTGCCAAAAGCGGAGGGATTGTGGCCCGGCCCCAGGATACCGAAGCTATCTGTGCCCTGGAAAACTACGGTTATAATGTGGGGATGGCCTTTCAGCTAATCGATGATCTGCTTGATGTGACCGGCAATGAAGACACCATTGGCAAGCCTTTGGGCGAAGACTTGCGCCAAGGCGTCATAACCCTGCCAATCCTCCATGTATTGCAGGTTTCACCTCATGGCAGGGAGTTCTCCGCTCAGATTGCATCCCGTCAGATAGATGATTCACTACTCTCAACTCTAACAACCGAAATGGAACGACATGGTTGCGCAGAATTTGTCAAAAATTACGCCTGGCAATATGTAAAGGCTGCTCAGCGGGCGCTAGAGCCGTTGCCCCGGAACCCATGCCGTCAGACATTAGACACAGCTTCCCGCTTCATCGTAGAAAGATGGTTTTAA
- a CDS encoding TrkH family potassium uptake protein, translating into MQLNPFQAPKVSPAKILVVGFAAVIFIGALLLTLPIATHSGQISFLDALFTATSAVCVTGLVVVDTGTYFTVFGQTVIMILIQIGGLGIMTAATVVFILLGKKITLRERLVIKEAMNQITMEGLVRLVQIVILLTFAVEAVGALLLSTRFIPEYGLGTGLFYSVFHAVSAFSNAGFDLIGEGRSLTPFANDPVILLTIAALFILGGLGFSVVMEFYQKRRLRRLTLHTKMVLIISSVLLVLGTVIIFVMEYNNPETLGQLGFLGKVLNAFFTSATTRTAGFNSVPTGGLLHPTLFFMLALMFIGASPGSTGGGIKTTTFGGLLVAVISTIRGSDDPVIFKKQIPVEILRRALSIAVISITLVFLVTLLLLITEGGELLPVFFEAMSAFGTVGLSTGITGELSPLGRIIIIITMFAGRLGPLTLMFALARRMQKKSPIRYTSERIMLG; encoded by the coding sequence GTGCAACTTAACCCCTTTCAGGCACCTAAAGTATCGCCGGCCAAGATTTTGGTGGTGGGCTTTGCTGCCGTAATATTCATCGGTGCCCTCCTGCTTACTTTGCCCATAGCCACGCACAGCGGTCAGATCTCGTTTCTGGATGCGCTCTTTACAGCCACCAGCGCTGTTTGTGTAACCGGCCTGGTGGTGGTGGATACCGGTACATATTTTACAGTTTTCGGCCAGACCGTGATTATGATTCTGATTCAAATCGGCGGCCTGGGGATTATGACAGCCGCCACGGTGGTGTTTATCCTGCTGGGAAAGAAGATTACCCTGCGGGAGCGATTAGTAATAAAGGAAGCCATGAACCAGATTACCATGGAAGGTTTGGTGCGTCTGGTGCAGATTGTTATTTTGCTGACCTTTGCCGTGGAAGCAGTGGGAGCATTACTCTTAAGTACCCGCTTTATTCCTGAATATGGTTTGGGGACAGGCCTTTTTTATTCTGTTTTTCATGCCGTCTCCGCCTTTAGTAATGCCGGGTTTGATTTAATCGGAGAGGGGAGAAGCCTGACCCCATTTGCCAATGACCCGGTGATCCTGTTGACCATTGCCGCTTTGTTTATCCTGGGTGGTTTGGGCTTTTCCGTGGTGATGGAGTTTTATCAGAAAAGACGCCTGCGAAGGCTGACTTTGCATACAAAAATGGTTCTCATCATTTCCTCTGTTTTATTGGTTTTGGGAACAGTGATAATTTTTGTGATGGAATACAACAATCCGGAGACACTAGGGCAGCTGGGCTTTTTGGGAAAAGTGTTAAATGCTTTCTTTACTTCAGCCACCACCCGGACAGCCGGTTTTAACTCGGTTCCCACCGGCGGGCTGCTGCACCCCACGTTATTTTTCATGCTGGCCCTGATGTTTATCGGTGCATCGCCGGGCTCCACCGGGGGCGGCATTAAAACCACCACTTTCGGCGGACTTTTGGTGGCGGTCATCTCCACCATTCGCGGCAGCGATGATCCGGTTATTTTCAAAAAGCAAATCCCGGTGGAAATCTTGCGCCGCGCATTATCCATTGCCGTAATTTCCATTACGTTGGTGTTTCTGGTAACCCTGCTTCTGTTAATTACCGAGGGAGGCGAATTGCTGCCGGTCTTTTTTGAAGCCATGTCCGCCTTTGGTACGGTGGGTCTTTCTACAGGCATAACCGGTGAATTGTCTCCGCTGGGCCGGATTATCATAATTATCACCATGTTTGCCGGCCGTCTGGGTCCCCTGACCCTGATGTTTGCACTGGCCCGCAGAATGCAAAAAAAATCCCCCATTCGCTATACATCGGAAAGAATAATGCTGGGGTAG
- the rplT gene encoding 50S ribosomal protein L20, with product MPRVKRGVATRARHKRVIKLAKGYFGAKSKLFKTANQAVMKSLANAYRDRRLRKRDYRKLWISRINAAARVNGMSYSRMMYGLKRAGIDINRKMLADLAVNDAEGFSQLIGVAKENQ from the coding sequence ATGCCTAGGGTTAAACGGGGTGTGGCCACGCGCGCACGCCATAAAAGAGTTATTAAACTGGCCAAAGGTTATTTTGGCGCCAAAAGCAAGTTGTTTAAAACTGCAAATCAGGCGGTTATGAAATCGCTGGCCAACGCTTATCGCGATCGTCGTCTGCGCAAGCGTGACTATCGGAAGTTATGGATTTCCAGGATTAACGCCGCAGCACGTGTAAACGGTATGTCCTACAGCCGCATGATGTATGGCTTGAAGCGTGCAGGGATTGATATCAACCGTAAAATGCTGGCCGATTTGGCAGTAAACGATGCGGAAGGCTTCAGTCAGTTAATTGGAGTTGCAAAAGAAAACCAATAG